A genomic region of Pogona vitticeps strain Pit_001003342236 chromosome 15, PviZW2.1, whole genome shotgun sequence contains the following coding sequences:
- the PMVK gene encoding phosphomevalonate kinase translates to MARSGPRLVLLFSGKRKSGKDFVAEEIQSRLGPDVCAILRLSGPLKEQYAKEHGLDFQRLLDASDYKETYRKDMIRWGEEQRRNDPGFFCRIVAEGVTQPVWLVSDTRRLSDVEWFRDVYGDVVQLIRVVATEETRKRRDWVFVAGIDDAESECGLDHGVTYDWVITNDGDLLSFDTQLETLMEFVQSKL, encoded by the exons ATGGCCAGGAGCGGGCCGAGACTCGTGTTGCTCTTTAGCGGGAAGAGAAAATCGGGGAAAGATTTCGTGGCGGAGGAGATTCAGAGCCG GCTGGGTCCCGATGTGTGCGCTATCCTCCGTCTGTCCGGACCTCTTAAAGAACAGTATGCGAAG GAACACGGGTTGGATTTCCAGCGTCTTTTGGACGCCAGCGACTACAAGGAGACCTATCGGAAGGACATGATCCGCTGGGGGGAGGAACAGCGCAGGAACGACCCCGGATTCTTTTGCCGGATCGTGGCGGAAGGGGTCACGCAGCCGGTCTGG TTAGTGAGCGACACGAGGCGGCTCTCGGACGTGGAGTGGTTCCGTGACGTGTACGGGGACGTGGTCCAGCTCATCCGCGTCGTTGCCACCGAGGAGACCCGGAAACGGCGGGACTGGGTCTTCGTTGCAG GAATAGACGACGCGGAGTCCGAATGCGGGCTGGACCACGGCGTGACGTACGACTGGGTCATCACCAACGACGGGGACCTGCTCTCTTTCGACACCCAGCTGGAGACCCTGATGGAGTTTGTCCAGAGCAAACTGTAG
- the PBXIP1 gene encoding pre-B-cell leukemia transcription factor-interacting protein 1, translating to MADHSDSRESENNSWVIAGSEPLPVEDLGVGASEGPHGEDEPLKESTQAFLGEAECRVKTPDPEETKSKGPGVELDVPTEQTPSPAEAPEPPSKEPHGQDGEQQAVPAPQGPIVIQKLGPEGEHTATSSHGEDVADVEERDVEGLRRRKGRDVAPAGPGATRNREEGTLGDEDGERTKWIFGLLVLMGIGLLVAVGVILDTDDEVPADVSSPWPKAEGDELYPATNGRHWPAPPPPEPSGDAGLQRAKEDAQLPTDAAKGPQSLDAMGLLLDKLAKENQDIRLMQAALQAQKEELQALLRKTEGEAMEFTSQQQVLAAENARLVEALRRETASLTAAQAELRRLQDKLKHPRDAGTDAEPPPDRPWPKPESQEAEIRRLRAVLASVGQDLARASQKVPPGAGAEGLRAELSGVGQRLAQVVEGEEEGPKPPWRDGTKRKKEKAWPQRSGGPEGYRHEPPERHKMHKRMSEEPRRPKKHHGERETKPGKDWEPPRGVRKVKKPTEPSTLWETLAKHPYRAPQGCVGVVECAQREGLAPVEKAAFLRLVQSYLAELGWAEHYGGLAEALSGFFGSDGAFAHDRVSFVDFLDEVEDALEELARSLGRSREDPDDFEEVILKQVGARFPHRDGSRQHAKELKSEGFGPKNGRANRVRG from the exons ATGGCTGACCATTcagactcccgggagtccgagaaCAACAGCTGGGTGATTGCCGGCTCCGAG CCTTTACCTGTGGAGGATCTCGGCGTAGGAGCATCAGAGGGACCCCACGGGGAGGATGAGCCGTTGAAAGAAAGCACCCAGG CCTTCTTGGGTGAAGCTGAGTGTCGCGTCAAGACTCCGGATCCAGAGGAGACCAAATCGAAG GGCCCTGGGGTGGAATTAGATGTCCCCACCGAGCAGACCCCGAGCCCGGCTGAAGCTCCGGAGCCCCCATCGAAGGAGCCCCATGGCCAGGATGGGGAGCAACAAGCCGTACCTGCTCCACAGGGCCCGATCGTGATCCAGAAACTCG gCCCGGAAGGGGAACACACGGCAACCTCCAGCCACGGAGAAGACGTAGCGGACGTGGAAGAACGGGACGTGGAAGGCCTGCGCCGTCGTAAAGGCCGAGACGTGGCCCCCGCCGGGCCGGGGGCTACCCGGAACCGAGAGGAAGGGACCCTCGGGGACGAAGACGGAGAGAGAACCAAATGGATCTTCGGTCTTCTAGTCCTCATGGGTATAGGCTTGCTGGTGGCCGTAG GGGTCATCTTAGACACCGACGATG AGGTCCCGGCGGACGTCTCAAGCCCTTGGCCAAAGGCGGAGGGTGACGAACTCTACCCTGCCACCAACGGGAGG CACTGGCCGGCACCCCCTCCACCGGAGCCCTCCGGAGACGCCGGCCTGCAGCGGGCCAAAGAAGACGCCCAGTTACCGACGGACGCGGCCAAAGGCCCCCAGAGCCTTGACGCCATGGGGCTCCTCTTAGACAAGCTGGCCAAGGAGAACCAGGATATCCGGCTGATGCAGGCGGCGCTGCAG GCGCAGAAAGAGGAGCTGCAGGCTCTCCTGCGGAAGACGGAAGGCGAGGCGATGGAGTTCACCTCCCAGCAGCAGGTGCTGGCGGCCGAGAACGCCCGACTGGTGGAAGCGCTACGGCGGGAGACGGCGTCTCTGACGGCAGCGCAGGCTGAGCTCCGACGTCTGCAGGACAAGCTGAAGCATCCTAGGGACGCCGGGACGGACGCTGAACCGCCCCCGGACCGCCCCTGGCCTAAGCCAGAGAGCCAGGAGGCTGAAATCCGCCGGCTGCGCGCTGTGTTGGCCTCGGTTGGCCAGGACCTGGCCAGAGCCTCCCAGAAAGTCCCACCGGGCGCAGGAGCCGAGGGTCTCCGGGCGGAGCTGAGCGGCGTGGGGCAAAGGCTGGCTCAGGTGGTGGAGGGTGAAGAGGAGGGCCCCAAACCGCCATGGAGGGACggcacaaaaaggaaaaaggagaaggccTGGCCGCAGAGATCCGGCGGCCCGGAAGGGTATCGCCACGAGCCCCCCGAAAGACACAAAATGCACAAGAGGATGAGCGAGGAGCCTCGGCGCCCCAAAAAACATCACGGTGAGAGAGAGACCAAGCCAGGTAAGGACTGGGAGCCTCCGCGCGGCGTCCGGAAGGTGAAGAAACCCACGGAGCCCAGCACGCTGTGGGAGACGTTGGCCAAGCATCCCTACCGGGCCCCCCAGGGCTGTGTCGGGGTCGTGGAGTGCGCCCAGCGGGAAGGGCTGGCGCCGGTTGAGAAAGCCGCCTTCCTGAGGCTGGTCCAGAGCTACCTGGCCGAGCTGGGCTGGGCGGAGCACTACGGGGGCCTGGCGGAGGCCCTGAGCGGCTTTTTCGGGAGCGACGGGGCGTTCGCCCACGACCGTGTCAGCTTCGTGGATTTTCTGGACGAGGTCGAGGACGCCCTGGAGGAGCTGGCGAGGTCCCTGGGGCGCAGCCGGGAAGATCCGGACGATTTCGAAGAGGTGATCTTGAAGCAGGTGGGGGCCAG ATTTCCTCACCGAGACGGCAGCCGGCAGCACGCCAAGGAGCTGAAAAGTGAGGGATTTGGGCCCAAGAATGGCAGAGCGAACCGGGTCCGGGGCTAA